One segment of Clostridium botulinum DNA contains the following:
- a CDS encoding phasin family protein: MIFLIKEARNLFIGMVGATTMTYEKANEVVNTLVEKGKVTIEEGKELSEELKREIKEKKDTVKFMANEKINEIKPLTKDDIYGILQEFDFISKEEFNELKDRISDIEEKLKDK, translated from the coding sequence ATGATTTTTTTGATTAAAGAAGCAAGAAATTTATTTATTGGCATGGTTGGAGCAACAACGATGACTTATGAAAAAGCTAATGAAGTTGTAAATACATTAGTTGAAAAAGGAAAGGTAACAATAGAAGAAGGTAAAGAACTTTCAGAAGAATTAAAAAGGGAGATAAAAGAAAAAAAAGATACTGTAAAGTTCATGGCCAATGAAAAAATTAATGAAATTAAACCATTAACTAAAGATGATATTTATGGTATACTTCAAGAATTTGATTTTATTTCCAAGGAAGAATTTAATGAATTAAAAGATAGAATCAGTGATATAGAGGAAAAATTAAAAGATAAATAA